The Demetria terragena DSM 11295 sequence CGAGGCGGCGACGTCGTGCTCGAAGTCAGCCCTCAGTCCACCACCCTGCTCGACTACCACCACCGGCCGTTCCGCAAGGCAACCAACGGCGCGCCCGGCGGTGGCGACGAACGCAACGGTGCCGACGGCACTGATCTGGTACTGGCCGTGCCGGAAGGCACCGTCGTCAAGACTCGTGATGGTGAAGTGCTGGCCGACCTGGTGGGCGCCGGGACTCGGTTTATCCCGGCTCGCGGGGGCCGTGGCGGGCTAGGCAATAAGGCGCTGGCCTCACCTCGTCGGAAGGCGCCCGGCTTCGCACTCCTGGGTGAACCCGGCGAGACCGCCGACATCATCCTGGAATTGAAGACCCTGGCCGATGTGGCCCTCATCGGGTTTCCCTCAGCAGGCAAATCCAGCCTCGTGTCGGTCGTGTCGGCAGCCCGTCCCAAGATCGCCGACTACCCGTTCACCACGCTGGTTCCTAACCTCGGCGTCGTGACCGCCGGCGAAGAGCGCTACACCATCGCCGATGTGCCGGGGCTGATCCCCGGAGCCAGTGAAGGCAAAGGGCTCGGCCTGGAGTTCCTGCGCCACGTGGAGCGCTGCTCGGTGCTCGTCCACGTGGTCGACTGCGCCACGCTCGAGCCTGGCCGCGACCCGATGACCGACCTTGAGGTTATCGAGCAGGAGCTGGCCGCGTACGTCCCGGACGCCTCACTCGGCGGCCGACCTCTCGCCGAGCGCACCCGCATCGTGGTGCTCAATAAGGCCGATGTTCCTGACGCCCAGGAACTTGCCGAGATGGTTCGCCCAGATCTGGAAGAGCGCGGCCTCGAAGTACACATCATCTCGGCGGTCGCCCACATGGGCCTGCGCGAGCTGACGTTCGCGCTCGCCAAGCATGTGGCGGCCGCCCGAGCAGAACGAGAGTCGGACATCGTTCCGCAGCGGACCGTCCTGCGCCCACGCGCTGTCGACGACCGTGGATTTGAGGTCAAGCGGGAGAACACCTCCGATGGGGAGCTGTACCGGGTGATTGGCGATCGCCCCACTCGATGGGTCCGCCAAACCGACTTCGGCAATGACGAAGCCGTGGGCTATCTCGCCGATCGCCTTGGGCGACTCGGCGTTGAGGACGCCTTGTTCAAGGCGGGAGCGGTCGCCGGTTCGACAGTGTTGATCGGACCTGCCGACAACGCAGTGGTGTTCGACTGGGAGCCGACCTTGCAGACCGGCTCGGAACTCCTCGGTGCCCGCGGTACCGATTTGCGCCTGGACGAAGACCATCGACCCACGCGGGCCGAGCGGCGCGAAGAATTCCACCATCGCAAGGACGCGCAACGAGAAGCTCGCGAGGACCTTGCCGCTGAGCGACGCGCGGGCATCTGGACAGAGCACGATTCAGGCGATGACGTCGAGTGATTCAGCGGGGGCCTACCCTGCTGATGTGAGCTCTCTGGCCATGGACCGCAGCGCGATTCGCCAGGCTCACCGCGTCGTCGTCAAGGTGGGCTCGAGTTCGCTGACAGCCGCCACGGGTGGTCTTGACGCCG is a genomic window containing:
- the obgE gene encoding GTPase ObgE, with amino-acid sequence MASQFVDRVVLQVAAGNGGHGVASVHREKFKPLGGPDGGNGGRGGDVVLEVSPQSTTLLDYHHRPFRKATNGAPGGGDERNGADGTDLVLAVPEGTVVKTRDGEVLADLVGAGTRFIPARGGRGGLGNKALASPRRKAPGFALLGEPGETADIILELKTLADVALIGFPSAGKSSLVSVVSAARPKIADYPFTTLVPNLGVVTAGEERYTIADVPGLIPGASEGKGLGLEFLRHVERCSVLVHVVDCATLEPGRDPMTDLEVIEQELAAYVPDASLGGRPLAERTRIVVLNKADVPDAQELAEMVRPDLEERGLEVHIISAVAHMGLRELTFALAKHVAAARAERESDIVPQRTVLRPRAVDDRGFEVKRENTSDGELYRVIGDRPTRWVRQTDFGNDEAVGYLADRLGRLGVEDALFKAGAVAGSTVLIGPADNAVVFDWEPTLQTGSELLGARGTDLRLDEDHRPTRAERREEFHHRKDAQREAREDLAAERRAGIWTEHDSGDDVE